GGCGGCACCGCAACGTACGGAGACATCGCCAGACGCCTTGAAACGTCGCCTCGTGCCGTCGGCGGGGCCTGCGCCCGCAACCCGATCGTGCTGGTGATCCCTTGCCATCGCGTCGTCGGCACGACCGGCAAGTTGACCGGATACTCTGGCGGCAACGGCCTCACCACCAAGGAGGCTCTACTCGATCACGAACGATCGCCGGGTCGCGCCTTCGAGCTCGGAGCGGGCACACGACCGTCGCAGCACAGGAGGGCATCGTGAGCTACGCCATCCGCATCCATGAAACCGGCGGCCCCGAGGTTCTGCGTTGGGAAAACGTCCCCGTGGACGACGTGGGTCCAGGGCAGGTGCGGATTCGTAGCTCCGCTGTAGGGCTCAACTTCATCGACACCTATCATCGCACCGGCCTCTACCCGCTGGCGAGCCTGCCGTCCGGCATCGGCATGGAGGGAGCGGGAGTGATCGAAGCGGTCGGGGAGGGTGTCGACCGCCTG
This Rhodospirillales bacterium DNA region includes the following protein-coding sequences:
- a CDS encoding methylated-DNA--[protein]-cysteine S-methyltransferase; amino-acid sequence: MSSPLPALRVIVATPLGELAATERGGSLVEMHWSEDEPLPPPSALLEDAADQIRSYFDGTLREFHLPLDPFGSAFDRRIWKEIAAIPYGGTATYGDIARRLETSPRAVGGACARNPIVLVIPCHRVVGTTGKLTGYSGGNGLTTKEALLDHERSPGRAFELGAGTRPSQHRRAS